One genomic segment of Helicobacter kayseriensis includes these proteins:
- the pdxA gene encoding 4-hydroxythreonine-4-phosphate dehydrogenase, translated as MKTIAVSCGDINGIGLEILLKAHPLIASKVNLIYCVHFELLEQASELLQIPLPSDLTPSQCYAPSSPPPPILAGQITQESGRYSFESFILGCKLCENHQAQMLCTLPIHKQAWNLAGIPYLGHTQALSDRYKTEAIMMLGCEKMFVALFSDHIPLSKVSSLIQSKRIYDFLMRLYHLFPQEKYCILGVNPHCGDGGIIGEEDQEIQKAISQANQALQKCIFYGPYPSDCAFIPSKRKEFRVWVAMYHDVGLAPLKALYFDESINVSLGLPILRSSVDHGVAFDIAYQGKAQIESYLNAISFLK; from the coding sequence TATCAATGGAATCGGACTTGAAATCCTACTCAAAGCACATCCATTGATTGCCTCAAAAGTCAATTTGATTTATTGTGTGCATTTTGAACTTTTGGAGCAAGCAAGTGAGCTTCTTCAAATCCCTCTTCCTTCCGATCTTACACCTTCTCAATGCTATGCCCCCTCCTCCCCTCCTCCTCCTATTTTGGCAGGACAAATTACACAAGAGAGCGGAAGATATAGTTTTGAGAGTTTTATCCTTGGATGCAAGCTTTGCGAAAATCATCAAGCCCAAATGCTCTGCACTCTCCCTATTCACAAGCAAGCTTGGAATCTTGCAGGGATTCCTTATCTTGGGCACACACAAGCCCTCAGTGATCGCTACAAAACAGAGGCGATTATGATGCTTGGGTGTGAAAAAATGTTTGTCGCTCTTTTTAGCGATCATATCCCGCTTTCAAAGGTTTCTAGCCTAATTCAATCAAAGAGGATTTATGATTTTTTGATGCGTCTTTATCATCTTTTTCCACAAGAAAAATATTGCATCTTGGGTGTCAATCCTCATTGCGGAGATGGTGGAATCATAGGAGAAGAAGATCAAGAGATACAAAAGGCTATTTCTCAAGCCAATCAAGCTCTTCAAAAATGTATTTTCTACGGGCCCTATCCAAGTGACTGCGCTTTTATCCCATCCAAAAGAAAAGAATTTAGAGTGTGGGTTGCAATGTATCATGATGTGGGATTAGCTCCACTCAAAGCACTTTATTTTGATGAAAGCATCAATGTCAGTCTTGGATTGCCTATTTTAAGAAGTTCTGTAGATCATGGAGTAGCTTTTGATATCGCCTATCAAGGAAAGGCTCAGATTGAGAGCTACCTCAATGCGATCTCTTTCCTCAAATAA